In Micromonospora sp. WMMA1363, a genomic segment contains:
- a CDS encoding DUF6745 domain-containing protein, translating to MTADELGAVAVYRDECLARGWATGPTDRAAAEAAVRDVYRCLGLECPAMVWMDSPLGGVYAATALQLGGPLRDQLWNQLWNQLWNQLRDQLGDQLGDQLGDQLVDPLRDQLRDQLGDQLGDQLGDQLWNQLRDPLGDQLWDQLGDQLRDQLGDQLRDQLGDQLWNQLGDQLVGPLRDQLWNQLWNQLRDQLGDQLGDPLGDAMWGGQELHWLAVYIFARRFDATYTPADTALLAALHDTCDIGWWWPYQNVAVLTDRPTEIHRDPQGRLHNPDGPAISYADGWAIHAWHGVRVPADLITKGWDVDRILTERNAEIRRCAIERIGWDRFISQSRMRKIASADDPGNPGQTIALYDLPNDLANLYGQPARILLCTNGTIERDGTRRRFGLPVPARHTDPVTAAADLYGVPVQAYRQLARRT from the coding sequence ATGACTGCAGACGAGCTGGGGGCGGTCGCCGTATACCGGGATGAGTGCCTGGCCCGGGGGTGGGCTACCGGCCCGACCGACCGTGCTGCCGCGGAGGCGGCGGTGCGGGATGTCTATCGGTGCCTTGGCCTGGAGTGCCCCGCGATGGTGTGGATGGACTCCCCGCTAGGAGGGGTGTACGCCGCGACGGCACTCCAGCTCGGGGGCCCGCTCAGGGACCAGCTCTGGAACCAGCTCTGGAACCAGCTCTGGAACCAGCTCAGGGACCAGCTCGGGGACCAGCTCGGGGACCAGCTCGGGGACCAGCTCGTGGACCCGCTCAGGGACCAGCTCAGGGACCAGCTCGGGGACCAGCTCGGGGACCAGCTCGGGGACCAGCTCTGGAACCAGCTCAGGGACCCGCTCGGGGACCAGCTCTGGGACCAGCTCGGGGACCAGCTCAGGGACCAGCTCGGGGACCAGCTCAGGGACCAGCTCGGGGACCAGCTCTGGAACCAGCTCGGGGACCAGCTCGTGGGCCCGCTCAGGGACCAGCTCTGGAACCAGCTCTGGAACCAGCTCAGGGACCAGCTCGGGGACCAGCTCGGGGACCCGCTCGGGGACGCCATGTGGGGTGGACAAGAGCTGCACTGGCTGGCCGTCTACATCTTCGCCCGCCGCTTCGATGCCACATACACGCCCGCCGACACAGCCCTACTAGCCGCGCTGCACGACACGTGCGACATCGGATGGTGGTGGCCCTACCAAAACGTCGCCGTCCTCACCGACCGACCCACCGAGATCCACCGGGACCCGCAAGGCCGCCTCCACAACCCCGACGGACCGGCCATCTCCTACGCCGACGGATGGGCCATCCACGCCTGGCACGGCGTGCGTGTCCCCGCCGACCTCATCACCAAAGGCTGGGACGTCGACCGGATACTCACCGAACGCAACGCCGAGATCCGCCGCTGCGCCATTGAGCGCATCGGATGGGACCGGTTCATCAGCCAGTCCCGGATGCGGAAAATCGCGTCCGCCGACGACCCCGGCAACCCCGGCCAAACCATCGCCCTCTACGACCTACCCAACGACCTGGCAAACCTCTATGGCCAGCCGGCGCGGATCCTCCTGTGCACCAACGGCACTATCGAGCGGGACGGCACCCGCCGCCGCTTCGGGCTGCCGGTGCCCGCGCGTCACACCGACCCGGTGACCGCCGCCGCCGACCTGTACGGGGTGCCAGTACAGGCGTACCGGCAACTCGCCCGCCGGACCTGA